AGGGCGACGCCGCCGAGCTGGTAGCTCGCGACGTAGACGGCCGGCTTGATGACGGGGTTGAGAACGGCGATGGCGGCGACGACGGCGGCCTTACTGATCCAGGACTTCCAGGCCGCGAGCCCGGCGAGCAGGCCGACGCCGAGCCCGCCCGAGGGAAGCGCCGTCACGAGAATGCCGATCGCGAAGCTCAGTCCAATCTCGTGGGGCGTATGTTCCTCGCGGAAAGCGGTCGTCAGCTTCCCGCGGACGCGGTCGCGGTACCGGGCGAGCCGTTCTCGGATCACGCTCTGTGGATCGGTCCGTCCGGCCGGACAAAAGGATATCGACGCGCGTCTACCAGTCTCAACACGGGGCGATGTCCTCGGTGATCAGGGGAAGCTCCCGGCTTCCTCGA
This genomic window from Natronococcus occultus SP4 contains:
- a CDS encoding DUF2062 domain-containing protein is translated as MIRERLARYRDRVRGKLTTAFREEHTPHEIGLSFAIGILVTALPSGGLGVGLLAGLAAWKSWISKAAVVAAIAVLNPVIKPAVYVASYQLGGVALGTGSLRPDETTAALAEGSLTEVAGAAIRQLLVGNVLIAVVLSISSYAVVTRLTRAHRERVEERTDRSTASAVLGLFRRF